In the Pirellulales bacterium genome, one interval contains:
- a CDS encoding superoxide dismutase family protein: MRATIALTLAAIVLASAWGATAQQTKAPAGHGAMGGVDRAVAVLLPTGDSGVTGVIYFSKEGNAVHVSGKISGLKPGQHGFHVHQFGDVTGMTDGMSAGGHFNPDDKPHGKPEDKERHVGDLGNVTAGADGVATIDLKDTMLELAGPHSILGRGVVVHANPDKFTQPVGDAGGRVAVGVIGVASPPKK; the protein is encoded by the coding sequence ATGCGTGCCACAATTGCCTTGACCCTTGCCGCGATAGTGCTTGCCAGTGCCTGGGGCGCGACCGCCCAACAAACCAAAGCCCCCGCCGGCCATGGGGCCATGGGCGGAGTCGATCGCGCGGTCGCCGTGCTGTTGCCGACCGGCGACAGTGGCGTGACCGGCGTCATCTATTTCAGCAAAGAAGGGAACGCCGTTCACGTCAGCGGCAAGATATCGGGTCTCAAGCCTGGTCAGCATGGTTTCCATGTACATCAGTTCGGCGACGTGACCGGCATGACCGATGGCATGTCCGCTGGCGGCCACTTCAATCCCGACGACAAGCCGCATGGCAAGCCCGAGGACAAGGAACGTCATGTGGGTGACCTTGGCAATGTCACGGCTGGTGCCGATGGTGTCGCCACGATCGACCTCAAGGACACGATGTTGGAGTTGGCGGGTCCGCACTCCATTCTGGGCCGCGGTGTGGTCGTACACGCGAATCCGGACAAGTTCACGCAACCGGTCGGCGATGCCGGCGGTCGCGTCGCGGTGGGCGTCATCGGCGTGGCCAGCCCTCCGAAGAAGTAG
- a CDS encoding FKBP-type peptidyl-prolyl cis-trans isomerase — MRAMPLFVLIAFLAATASAQAPKQKPVVKQPASSAATASYIIGYQIGANFKRQHVPIDGQAIIKGLQEGLAGGKPPMTEEQMDEVMRAFQKEVTARMSEQGKQEGEAFLATNAKAPGVKTTKSGLQYKVLKEGTGKSPQKSDTVTTHYKGTLIDGTPFDSSYDRNEPASFQVDGVIGGWTEALQMMKVGSKWQLFIPSDLAYGPQGSPPTIPPNSTLIFEVELLKIGQ; from the coding sequence ATGCGTGCCATGCCCCTCTTTGTCCTGATCGCGTTCTTGGCAGCCACCGCGTCGGCCCAAGCACCCAAGCAAAAACCCGTGGTCAAGCAACCGGCGAGCTCCGCCGCCACGGCCAGCTACATCATTGGCTACCAGATCGGTGCGAACTTCAAGCGGCAACATGTGCCGATCGACGGCCAGGCGATCATCAAGGGTCTGCAAGAGGGACTCGCCGGCGGCAAGCCCCCCATGACCGAGGAGCAGATGGACGAAGTGATGCGGGCATTCCAAAAAGAGGTGACCGCGCGGATGTCGGAGCAAGGCAAACAGGAAGGAGAAGCCTTTCTGGCGACGAATGCCAAAGCGCCGGGCGTAAAGACGACCAAGTCCGGCCTGCAATACAAAGTTCTCAAGGAAGGAACCGGCAAGTCTCCGCAAAAGTCCGACACTGTGACAACGCACTACAAGGGCACGTTGATCGATGGGACGCCGTTCGATAGTTCCTATGATCGGAACGAGCCGGCTTCGTTTCAGGTCGACGGAGTCATCGGCGGTTGGACCGAGGCCCTGCAGATGATGAAGGTCGGCTCGAAATGGCAGCTCTTCATCCCTTCGGACCTGGCCTACGGCCCCCAGGGGAGCCCACCGACAATTCCGCCAAATTCGACACTGATTTTCGAAGTCGAACTGCTGAAGATCGGCCAGTAA
- a CDS encoding putative quinol monooxygenase, whose product MIHVIATIQLTPGRRADFLKEFHALVPSVKAEPGCLDYGPTIDIASGIPVQGALREDVVTVVERWKDLDALRAHLVAPHMQAYRTKVKDLVQGTQLQVLGPA is encoded by the coding sequence TTGATTCACGTCATCGCCACTATCCAGCTTACGCCGGGTCGCCGGGCCGATTTCCTGAAGGAATTCCATGCGCTCGTTCCTTCGGTCAAAGCCGAGCCGGGTTGCCTTGACTACGGTCCGACGATTGACATCGCCAGCGGCATCCCGGTGCAGGGTGCCCTGCGCGAGGACGTCGTCACGGTGGTCGAGCGTTGGAAGGATCTCGACGCCCTGCGCGCTCATCTGGTGGCGCCCCACATGCAGGCCTATCGCACCAAGGTCAAGGACCTGGTGCAGGGCACGCAGCTGCAAGTGCTCGGTCCGGCGTAG
- a CDS encoding XdhC family protein: MRELLDQLLDTVAAGKPVAYCRLVETRGSTPQKAGAAMLVFADGSQAGTLGGGCVEAEVKRRALARLANGQAEICNFQLDNDYGWDDGLICGGRMLVLVDPLAPMANTEYFSRLRDQLARGEGCTEAIVFDAEKSGLPSPTCYLTDAQGQLRALRHAPADGQQLPTSIAERLAAGRDWVRAQAEGGVAYLPHRARATLLIVGGGHIGQAVGNLASDLGFDVCVVDDRAEYVARERFPRARQLLHGDIGQTLAEHQITPDTYCLIVTRGHNHDEEALYHLVDRGARYVGMIGSRRKIRLIFDDLEAQGIAPEALAKVFAPVGLEIGSQTVAEIAISILAELVAHRNCGGQVPGRTATIHACDT; encoded by the coding sequence ATGCGCGAACTGTTGGATCAATTGCTCGACACGGTCGCAGCGGGCAAGCCCGTGGCCTACTGTCGACTGGTCGAGACACGTGGCTCGACTCCGCAGAAAGCCGGCGCCGCGATGCTCGTGTTTGCTGACGGTTCGCAGGCCGGCACGCTGGGCGGGGGCTGCGTCGAGGCCGAGGTCAAACGCCGCGCACTGGCCCGCTTGGCTAACGGGCAAGCGGAAATCTGCAACTTTCAGCTCGACAACGACTACGGCTGGGACGATGGACTGATCTGCGGCGGCCGGATGCTCGTGCTGGTCGACCCGCTGGCCCCGATGGCGAACACCGAATACTTTTCACGACTGCGCGATCAACTCGCGCGCGGCGAGGGCTGTACGGAGGCGATTGTTTTCGACGCTGAGAAAAGCGGGCTACCGTCTCCCACTTGCTACCTGACCGATGCGCAGGGCCAGCTACGGGCGCTGCGTCATGCCCCGGCGGATGGCCAGCAGTTGCCCACGAGTATTGCCGAGAGGCTGGCCGCAGGACGCGATTGGGTCCGTGCGCAAGCCGAAGGCGGGGTGGCCTACTTGCCGCACCGCGCCCGCGCAACGTTGCTGATCGTTGGCGGCGGACACATTGGCCAGGCCGTCGGCAATCTGGCGTCGGACCTCGGCTTCGACGTGTGCGTGGTCGATGATCGTGCCGAATACGTGGCCCGCGAACGATTTCCGCGCGCCCGGCAGTTGCTGCACGGTGACATTGGCCAGACGCTGGCTGAGCACCAGATCACGCCCGACACTTATTGCTTGATCGTTACGCGTGGCCACAACCACGACGAAGAGGCGCTCTACCACCTTGTGGACCGTGGCGCGCGTTATGTGGGCATGATCGGCAGCCGGCGCAAAATCCGCCTGATCTTTGACGACTTAGAAGCGCAAGGAATAGCGCCCGAAGCGTTGGCCAAGGTGTTTGCTCCGGTGGGTCTCGAGATCGGATCGCAAACCGTGGCCGAAATCGCAATCAGCATCCTGGCCGAGTTGGTCGCCCACCGCAATTGTGGCGGGCAGGTTCCGGGCCGCACGGCAACGATTCACGCCTGCGACACGTAA
- a CDS encoding nucleotidyltransferase family protein gives MDERPALPLDSAPSHSAPRFFAVIPAAGRSARMGQPKLLLPWAGGTLIEHVIGQWLASSVCRVIVVLHHDDVDLAETCRRARATVVVPAIPPPDMKSSVSHALNSIVAENTPMPTDAWLLAPADMPRLSTRLIDFIIAAYDPDSPQIIVPKYSGRRGHPVLFPWAMAGEVARLGPTEGLNLLVNRGPVRELEWPDDGPLVDIDTPTDYRRWRGDQLG, from the coding sequence ATGGACGAACGTCCGGCACTCCCTTTGGACTCCGCGCCTTCGCACTCCGCACCGCGATTCTTCGCAGTCATACCCGCCGCGGGACGTAGCGCACGGATGGGTCAGCCGAAGCTCTTGCTCCCCTGGGCCGGCGGCACTCTGATCGAACATGTGATCGGCCAATGGCTTGCCAGCAGCGTTTGCCGTGTGATCGTCGTGTTGCACCATGACGACGTCGATTTGGCCGAGACCTGCCGCCGGGCAAGAGCAACGGTCGTCGTACCCGCGATTCCGCCCCCGGACATGAAATCGAGCGTCAGCCACGCATTGAACTCGATCGTGGCCGAGAACACTCCGATGCCGACCGATGCGTGGCTGTTGGCTCCGGCCGACATGCCACGGCTGAGCACGCGGCTCATTGATTTCATCATCGCCGCGTACGACCCAGACTCGCCGCAGATCATCGTGCCCAAATACAGCGGGCGCCGCGGCCATCCCGTGCTGTTCCCGTGGGCCATGGCGGGCGAAGTCGCGCGTTTGGGGCCGACCGAGGGGCTCAATCTGTTGGTGAATCGGGGCCCAGTCCGCGAACTCGAATGGCCCGACGACGGACCGCTTGTCGACATCGACACGCCCACGGACTATCGACGCTGGCGCGGCGATCAGCTGGGTTAG
- a CDS encoding ABC transporter ATP-binding protein, with protein sequence MIELTNFGKTYGDYVAVASLNLKIEAGELFGFIGPNGAGKSTTIRFLATLLNATHGEGVVNGHSVTKDPLGVRRSVGYMPDNFGVYDGMKVWEFLDFFAVAYQIPRVRRRQVIGDVLELLDLTHKRDDFVNGLSRGMKQRLCLAKTLVHDPPVLILDEPSSGLDPRARLEVKALLRELRRMGKTILISSHILTELADCCTSIGIIERGQLLMHGPIDDVYRRIRRNRVLEIRFHERMEAGLSIIRSRPETMDLQVEDSRARVEMAADDACLAALLDELVAAGVRMHSFAERDPTLEDVFMLVTKGLVA encoded by the coding sequence ATGATTGAACTCACCAACTTTGGCAAGACTTACGGCGATTACGTGGCCGTCGCGTCGCTCAACCTCAAGATCGAAGCCGGCGAGCTGTTTGGCTTCATCGGACCCAACGGCGCCGGCAAGAGTACCACCATTCGCTTCCTGGCCACGCTGCTGAACGCCACGCACGGAGAGGGAGTTGTCAACGGGCATAGCGTCACCAAGGACCCGCTGGGCGTGAGGCGCAGCGTGGGCTACATGCCTGACAACTTTGGCGTATACGACGGCATGAAGGTTTGGGAGTTTCTCGATTTCTTCGCCGTTGCCTATCAGATTCCGCGGGTCCGCAGGCGGCAAGTCATAGGCGACGTGCTCGAGCTGCTCGACCTGACCCACAAGCGCGACGACTTCGTCAATGGTTTGTCGCGCGGCATGAAGCAGCGGCTCTGCCTGGCCAAAACATTGGTGCATGATCCTCCCGTACTGATCCTTGACGAGCCTTCGAGTGGACTGGATCCGCGCGCCCGCCTGGAAGTAAAAGCCCTGCTGCGCGAGTTGCGGCGAATGGGCAAGACCATTCTGATCTCCAGCCACATCCTGACCGAGTTGGCCGATTGCTGCACGTCGATCGGCATCATCGAGCGTGGGCAGTTGTTGATGCACGGGCCGATCGACGACGTGTATCGCCGCATCCGTCGCAACCGCGTGCTGGAAATTCGCTTTCACGAGCGGATGGAGGCGGGACTGTCGATCATTCGCAGCCGACCGGAAACGATGGACTTACAGGTCGAAGACTCGCGTGCCCGCGTCGAGATGGCCGCCGACGACGCGTGCCTGGCCGCGTTGCTCGACGAGCTTGTGGCGGCAGGAGTTCGCATGCACTCGTTCGCCGAGAGAGATCCCACGCTGGAAGACGTTTTCATGCTGGTCACCAAGGGACTCGTGGCCTAG
- a CDS encoding ABC transporter permease subunit translates to MFVRENPVLQRELLVNLRMHRAFVLLLAYVVLLSAVVMAAWPSAKNIDMSSNPDDGKTLVNLIFLEQYFLASLMAPSFAAGAITGEKERKSYEMLLASPLRPGAIVLGKLLASLSHLAILIFCSLPIVMLCLPLGGVSLYEVLAVYLAVILSTVTFGMISLAASSYFRRTASSLVVSYLMVLPLALAGLFFWRTLEGFAELRLLATVTVLPVVAAAICGTLFVATSRRLLHPPDVGSEGKEVVDEAFEQRAAVGLIIQRDKFPDKLFAPAKRDDLLEDGTNPIFDKEMRSEIFSQGTLMARVVIQVSMALAVPLMATCLFLKPDWAPWYISYVVLFNMLVGPVFSAGSVTSERERETLDLLLVTLLSPWQILWGKLISALRVATVLTCFLLWPLVLACLLVTTYWANWQTVLGYLVIVFLTSVTTSTLALFCSVVFRKTSAAMMMSYVVMAALFMAPVAAVVFAQNYYAAGANIFEGATFVSPFGAAFSLPLNHMAVGDKARLGDWRIWFAFVTFDLALICSLFATMLWLFKLRWRVAA, encoded by the coding sequence ATGTTTGTGCGCGAGAATCCCGTTTTGCAGCGCGAGCTGCTGGTCAACCTGCGCATGCACCGCGCCTTCGTGCTGCTGTTGGCGTATGTCGTGCTGTTGAGCGCCGTGGTCATGGCGGCCTGGCCATCGGCCAAGAATATCGACATGAGCTCGAACCCCGACGACGGCAAAACCCTCGTCAACCTGATCTTTCTGGAGCAGTATTTCCTGGCCTCGCTGATGGCGCCCAGCTTCGCCGCCGGCGCGATCACCGGCGAGAAGGAGCGCAAAAGCTACGAAATGCTGCTAGCCAGCCCGTTGCGCCCCGGAGCCATCGTTCTCGGCAAGCTGCTGGCCTCGCTTTCGCACCTGGCCATTTTGATTTTTTGCAGTTTGCCGATCGTCATGTTGTGCCTTCCGCTGGGGGGCGTGTCGTTGTACGAGGTGTTGGCGGTCTACCTCGCGGTGATTCTCTCGACGGTCACGTTCGGCATGATCAGCCTGGCCGCGAGTAGTTACTTTCGGCGCACCGCGTCGTCGCTCGTGGTGTCGTACTTGATGGTGCTCCCCTTGGCGCTGGCCGGATTGTTTTTCTGGCGGACGCTGGAAGGTTTTGCCGAGTTGCGGCTGCTCGCCACGGTGACCGTGCTGCCCGTCGTGGCCGCCGCGATTTGCGGAACGTTGTTCGTGGCGACCAGCCGCCGGCTGCTGCATCCGCCCGACGTGGGGAGCGAAGGCAAAGAGGTCGTGGACGAGGCTTTCGAGCAGCGCGCGGCCGTGGGCCTGATCATTCAGCGCGACAAGTTTCCCGACAAGCTTTTCGCTCCGGCCAAACGTGATGATCTGCTCGAGGACGGAACAAATCCAATTTTTGACAAGGAAATGCGCAGCGAAATCTTCAGCCAAGGCACGCTGATGGCGCGGGTCGTGATCCAGGTCAGCATGGCGCTGGCCGTGCCGCTGATGGCCACTTGCCTGTTCCTGAAGCCGGATTGGGCTCCTTGGTACATTAGCTACGTGGTTCTGTTCAATATGCTCGTCGGACCGGTGTTTTCGGCCGGCAGCGTGACCAGCGAGCGCGAACGCGAAACCTTGGACCTGCTACTCGTCACCTTGCTCAGTCCGTGGCAGATTCTGTGGGGCAAGTTGATCTCGGCGCTGCGCGTCGCGACGGTTTTGACGTGTTTCCTGCTCTGGCCGCTGGTACTAGCCTGTTTGTTGGTGACAACCTATTGGGCGAACTGGCAGACGGTGCTTGGCTACCTGGTGATTGTCTTCTTGACATCGGTAACGACCTCGACATTGGCCCTCTTTTGTTCGGTTGTTTTTCGTAAGACTTCGGCGGCGATGATGATGTCCTACGTTGTCATGGCCGCGCTATTCATGGCGCCGGTTGCCGCCGTTGTCTTCGCCCAGAACTACTACGCGGCAGGAGCGAATATCTTTGAAGGAGCCACGTTCGTAAGTCCCTTCGGCGCGGCTTTCAGCCTGCCATTGAACCATATGGCCGTAGGAGACAAGGCCCGTCTCGGCGACTGGCGCATTTGGTTCGCATTCGTGACCTTCGACCTGGCATTGATATGCTCACTGTTCGCTACGATGCTGTGGCTATTCAAGTTACGGTGGCGCGTCGCCGCGTAA
- a CDS encoding GGDEF domain-containing protein → MSGKSPLIVLLASDKPALNGRLQKALAGLPFRLVTKNELCEPGEHRASAAADVIVVADGQGPKLDPATERRLLNGEIAILCVGIENDALAPMLPSGETPKEPPPATFIPADATERELALVCRLLGENARLRRRVHREHRRRGRLAHLADSDPLTGLPNRRAWQRELRRRVRQRGPGASRQCLAIVDLDFFKQVNARNGHAAGDRALVATGRALREALRTGDMVARLGGDEFGLLFDVGAEDAAGSIVERVRARVNLVVIDETTDENTTARASAGYVVFVPADGQQESFLVSSADEALRLAKSLGRDRAVAASIP, encoded by the coding sequence ATGTCTGGAAAGTCACCGCTCATCGTGCTTTTGGCTAGCGACAAACCGGCCCTTAACGGACGGCTGCAGAAGGCATTGGCGGGTCTGCCGTTCCGTCTAGTGACGAAAAACGAACTTTGCGAACCCGGCGAACATCGGGCGAGCGCCGCGGCCGATGTGATCGTGGTGGCAGACGGTCAAGGGCCGAAACTCGATCCCGCGACCGAGCGACGCCTGCTCAACGGTGAGATCGCGATTCTGTGCGTCGGGATCGAAAACGATGCCCTCGCCCCGATGCTCCCTTCAGGGGAAACGCCAAAGGAGCCGCCACCGGCCACTTTTATTCCGGCAGACGCCACGGAACGGGAACTGGCGCTGGTGTGCCGACTGTTGGGCGAAAATGCGCGGTTGCGGCGGCGCGTACACCGCGAGCATCGCCGCCGTGGTCGGCTCGCGCATTTGGCGGATTCCGACCCGCTGACCGGGCTACCTAACCGCCGGGCCTGGCAGCGCGAATTGCGTCGCCGCGTGCGGCAGCGCGGGCCGGGCGCGAGCCGGCAATGCCTGGCGATTGTCGACCTCGACTTTTTCAAGCAGGTCAACGCCAGAAATGGGCATGCCGCCGGAGACCGGGCACTGGTGGCTACCGGCCGTGCCCTACGCGAGGCGTTGCGAACCGGCGACATGGTGGCGCGCTTGGGCGGGGACGAATTCGGCCTGCTGTTCGACGTTGGAGCGGAGGACGCGGCGGGTTCGATTGTGGAACGCGTTCGAGCACGCGTCAATCTGGTTGTGATCGATGAAACGACCGATGAAAACACTACCGCACGGGCAAGCGCCGGCTACGTCGTATTCGTTCCCGCTGATGGCCAGCAGGAATCGTTTCTCGTGTCCAGTGCTGATGAGGCGCTTCGCCTGGCCAAATCGCTGGGACGCGATCGCGCGGTTGCCGCCAGCATCCCGTAG